In the genome of Pseudomonas sp. LBUM920, one region contains:
- the waaA gene encoding lipid IV(A) 3-deoxy-D-manno-octulosonic acid transferase, whose amino-acid sequence MNRTLYTCLFYLALPLVALRLWLRARKAPAYAKRVGERFSYGLPVMQPGGIWVHAVSVGESIAAAPMIRGLMARHPTLPITVTCMTPTGSERIQALFANEPRVQHCYLPYDLPRAAKRFLDRVQPKLAVIMETELWPNHIHACAQRGIPVALANARLSARSAKGYARFAKLTAPMLAQMSLFAVQTHTEAQRFLSLGARPETVEVTGSIKFDLTIDPELPARAAALREQWGASERPVWIAASTHEGEDDVVLAAHRQLLESYPNALLILVPRHQERFGPMFELCGQQGFTTVRRSSGEPVTTQTSVLLGDTMGELLFLYALADSAFVGGSLVPTGGHNPLEPAALAKPVIMGPHLFNFLEISAMMREAGALREVDDAQGLAEAVRQLFELPQDARKMAQAGLAVMQANQGALKRLLDGLDRLIQR is encoded by the coding sequence ATGAATAGAACTCTCTACACCTGTCTGTTTTACCTGGCGCTGCCGTTGGTGGCTTTACGTTTGTGGCTGCGTGCGCGCAAGGCGCCGGCCTACGCCAAGCGCGTCGGCGAGCGGTTCTCCTATGGCCTGCCGGTGATGCAGCCGGGCGGGATCTGGGTGCATGCGGTATCGGTAGGTGAAAGCATCGCCGCCGCGCCGATGATTCGCGGGTTGATGGCGCGGCATCCGACGCTGCCGATCACCGTCACCTGCATGACGCCCACCGGTTCCGAGCGCATCCAGGCGCTGTTCGCCAATGAACCGCGCGTACAGCATTGCTACTTGCCGTATGACTTGCCGCGCGCGGCCAAGCGTTTTCTAGATCGCGTGCAGCCTAAGCTCGCCGTGATCATGGAAACCGAGTTGTGGCCCAACCATATTCACGCCTGCGCCCAACGCGGTATTCCGGTGGCGCTGGCCAATGCGCGGTTGTCGGCACGTTCGGCCAAAGGCTATGCACGATTCGCCAAGCTCACCGCACCGATGCTGGCGCAAATGAGCCTGTTCGCCGTGCAGACACACACCGAAGCCCAGCGCTTCCTGAGCCTGGGCGCGCGCCCGGAAACCGTCGAGGTGACCGGCTCGATCAAGTTCGACCTGACCATTGACCCCGAGCTGCCGGCGCGCGCTGCCGCCTTGCGCGAGCAATGGGGCGCCAGCGAACGCCCGGTGTGGATCGCCGCCAGCACCCACGAAGGCGAAGACGACGTGGTCCTGGCTGCGCATCGCCAGCTGCTCGAAAGTTATCCCAATGCATTGTTGATTCTGGTGCCGCGTCATCAGGAGCGCTTCGGCCCGATGTTCGAGCTGTGCGGGCAGCAAGGATTCACCACGGTGCGCCGCTCCAGTGGCGAGCCTGTGACGACGCAAACGTCGGTACTGCTCGGCGACACCATGGGCGAGTTGCTGTTTCTCTACGCCCTGGCCGACAGCGCGTTTGTCGGCGGCAGCCTGGTGCCGACGGGCGGGCATAACCCGCTGGAGCCGGCAGCGCTGGCCAAGCCTGTAATCATGGGGCCGCACCTGTTCAACTTCCTCGAAATCAGCGCAATGATGCGCGAGGCCGGGGCGTTGCGGGAGGTGGATGACGCCCAGGGCTTGGCCGAGGCGGTGCGGCAGCTGTTCGAGCTGCCGCAGGATGCGCGCAAGATGGCGCAGGCGGGGCTGGCAGTGATGCAGGCCAACCAGGGCGCACTGAAGCGCCTGCTGGATGGGTTGGACAGACTGATTCAACGCTGA
- a CDS encoding TolC family outer membrane protein, producing MLRKLSLALAVSCATNGMVWAAEAPLSAKTDLVSVYQEAVNNNADLAAARAQYGAQKEVVPQARAGLLPNLSAGADSNNVRTQIDQPAATANRDAHSWRATLSQPLFRADRWFQLQAAEAVNEQASLQLSATEQNLILQSAENYFAVLRAQDNLASTKAEENAFKRQLDQSNERFDVGLSDKTDVLQSQASYDTARANRIVAQRQVDDAFEALITLTNREYNAIQGIVHTLPVLPPAPNDAKAWVETAGRQNLNLLASNYAVTAAEETLRQRKAGHLPTLDAVAQYEKGDNDALGFSNPNQLPIPYGGDVSQRTIGLRLNIPIYSGGLTSSQVRESYSRLDQSEQQREGLRRQVVENTRNLHRAVNTDVEQVQARRQSIISNQSAVEATEIGYQVGTRNIVDVLDAQRQLYSSVRNYNNSRYDYILDNLRLKQAAGTLSPGDLQDLTRYLKADYNPDKDFLPPDLAKAAAEQLKARPGY from the coding sequence ATGCTGCGCAAACTCTCACTGGCTCTTGCCGTGTCTTGTGCGACCAATGGAATGGTCTGGGCAGCTGAAGCGCCCTTGTCCGCCAAAACCGATTTGGTCAGCGTCTACCAGGAAGCGGTGAACAACAACGCCGACCTGGCCGCCGCCCGCGCCCAATACGGCGCGCAGAAAGAAGTGGTGCCCCAGGCCCGTGCCGGCTTGCTGCCGAACCTGTCGGCCGGTGCCGACAGCAATAACGTGCGCACCCAGATCGACCAGCCGGCGGCCACCGCCAACCGTGATGCGCACTCCTGGCGCGCAACCTTGAGTCAGCCGCTGTTCCGTGCCGACCGCTGGTTCCAGCTGCAAGCCGCCGAAGCCGTCAACGAGCAGGCCTCGCTGCAGCTCTCGGCCACCGAACAGAACCTGATCCTGCAAAGCGCCGAGAACTACTTCGCCGTGCTGCGCGCCCAGGACAACCTGGCGTCGACCAAGGCTGAAGAAAATGCCTTCAAGCGCCAGCTCGATCAGTCCAACGAACGCTTTGACGTGGGCCTGTCGGACAAGACCGACGTGCTGCAATCCCAGGCCAGCTACGACACCGCCCGCGCCAACCGCATCGTCGCCCAACGCCAGGTAGACGACGCCTTCGAAGCGCTGATCACCCTGACCAACCGTGAGTACAACGCCATCCAGGGCATCGTGCACACGCTGCCGGTGTTGCCACCGGCGCCGAATGACGCCAAGGCCTGGGTCGAAACCGCCGGCCGCCAAAACCTCAACCTGCTGGCCAGCAACTACGCGGTCACGGCCGCCGAAGAAACCCTGCGCCAGCGCAAGGCCGGCCACTTGCCGACCCTCGATGCCGTGGCGCAATACGAAAAGGGTGACAACGACGCGCTGGGTTTCAGCAACCCGAACCAACTGCCCATCCCTTACGGCGGTGATGTGTCGCAACGCACCATCGGCCTGCGCCTGAACATCCCGATCTACAGCGGCGGCCTCACCAGCTCGCAAGTGCGCGAATCCTATTCACGCCTCGACCAAAGCGAGCAACAACGCGAAGGCCTGCGCCGCCAAGTGGTGGAAAACACCCGCAACCTGCACCGCGCGGTGAACACCGACGTGGAACAGGTGCAGGCACGCCGCCAGTCGATCATCTCCAACCAGAGCGCGGTGGAAGCCACGGAAATCGGGTATCAGGTGGGCACGCGCAACATCGTCGACGTGCTGGATGCACAGCGCCAGCTCTACTCGTCCGTGCGCAACTACAACAACAGCCGCTACGACTACATCCTCGACAACCTGCGCTTGAAGCAGGCGGCGGGCACGCTCAGCCCCGGCGATTTGCAGGACCTGACGCGCTACCTCAAGGCTGACTACAACCCGGACAAGGACTTCCTGCCACCGGACCTGGCCAAGGCCGCTGCCGAACAGCTAAAGGCTCGCCCCGGTTACTGA
- the thiC gene encoding phosphomethylpyrimidine synthase ThiC gives MSTDIKSTKLKNTVHLSESAKVDSGSVQPFTRSQKIYVQGTRPDIRVPMREVSLDVTPTDFGGEINAPVVVYDTSGPYTDPNVIIDVRKGLGDVRSPWIESRGDTERLSGLSSHFGQQRLSDAELTALRFAHVKNPRRAKAGANVTQMHYARKGIITAEMEYVAIRENMKLEEARASGLLDQQHAGHSFGASVPKIITPEFVREEIARGRAIIPANINHTELEPMIIGRNFLVKINGNIGNSALGSSIEEEVAKLTWGIRWGSDTVMDLSTGKHIHETREWIIRNSPVPIGTVPIYQALEKVGGAAEDLTWELFRDTLIEQAEQGVDYFTIHAGVLLRYVPLTAKRVTGIVSRGGSIMAKWCLAHHKENFTYTHFDEICEIMKAYDVSFSLGDGLRPGSIADANDAAQFGELETLGELTKIAWKHDVQTMIEGPGHVPMQLIKENMDKQLECCDEAPFYTLGPLTTDIAPGYDHITSGIGAAMIGWFGCAMLCYVTPKEHLGLPNKDDVKTGIITYKIAAHAADLAKGHPGAQIRDNALSKARFEFRWEDQFNLGLDPDTARSYHDETLPKDSAKVAHFCSMCGPKFCSMKITQEVREYAANQRIEAVDVDVAKGLAEQAERFKQEGSQLYKKV, from the coding sequence ATGAGCACAGACATAAAAAGTACAAAACTGAAAAACACCGTGCACTTGAGTGAATCGGCCAAGGTCGACTCCGGCTCCGTGCAGCCGTTTACCCGCTCGCAAAAAATCTACGTGCAAGGCACTCGTCCGGACATTCGTGTGCCGATGCGCGAGGTCAGCCTGGACGTGACCCCCACCGACTTCGGCGGCGAAATCAACGCGCCCGTGGTGGTCTACGACACCTCCGGCCCGTACACCGACCCGAATGTGATCATCGATGTGCGCAAAGGCCTGGGCGATGTGCGCTCGCCGTGGATCGAGTCGCGTGGCGACACCGAGCGTCTGTCGGGCTTGAGCTCGCACTTTGGCCAACAGCGCCTGAGCGACGCCGAACTCACCGCGCTGCGTTTTGCCCACGTGAAAAACCCGCGCCGCGCCAAGGCCGGCGCCAACGTCACGCAGATGCACTACGCGCGCAAAGGCATCATCACCGCCGAGATGGAATACGTCGCCATCCGCGAAAACATGAAGCTTGAAGAAGCCCGCGCCAGCGGCCTGCTTGATCAGCAACACGCCGGCCACAGCTTCGGCGCCAGCGTGCCGAAAATCATCACCCCCGAATTTGTGCGCGAAGAAATCGCCCGTGGCCGCGCGATCATCCCGGCCAACATCAACCACACCGAACTGGAACCGATGATCATCGGCCGTAACTTCCTGGTGAAGATCAACGGCAATATCGGCAACAGCGCCTTGGGTTCGTCCATCGAAGAAGAAGTGGCGAAACTGACCTGGGGCATTCGCTGGGGTTCGGACACCGTCATGGACTTGTCCACCGGCAAACACATCCACGAAACCCGCGAATGGATCATCCGCAACTCGCCGGTGCCGATCGGTACCGTGCCGATCTACCAGGCCCTGGAAAAAGTCGGCGGCGCTGCTGAAGACCTGACCTGGGAGCTGTTCCGCGACACCCTGATCGAACAGGCCGAGCAGGGCGTCGACTACTTCACCATCCACGCCGGCGTGCTGCTGCGCTACGTGCCGCTGACGGCCAAGCGCGTCACCGGCATCGTCTCGCGTGGCGGTTCGATCATGGCCAAGTGGTGCCTGGCGCACCACAAAGAGAACTTCACCTACACGCATTTCGATGAAATTTGCGAAATCATGAAGGCCTATGACGTCAGCTTCTCCCTTGGCGACGGCCTGCGTCCTGGCTCGATTGCCGACGCCAACGACGCCGCGCAATTCGGTGAGCTGGAGACATTGGGCGAACTGACCAAGATCGCCTGGAAGCACGACGTGCAAACCATGATCGAAGGCCCCGGCCACGTGCCGATGCAACTGATCAAAGAGAACATGGACAAGCAGCTCGAATGCTGCGACGAGGCGCCGTTCTACACCCTCGGCCCACTGACTACAGACATCGCGCCAGGCTACGACCACATCACCTCGGGCATCGGCGCGGCGATGATCGGCTGGTTCGGTTGCGCGATGCTTTGCTATGTCACGCCCAAGGAACACTTGGGGCTGCCGAACAAGGATGACGTGAAGACCGGGATCATCACCTACAAGATCGCGGCGCATGCTGCGGATTTGGCCAAGGGCCATCCGGGGGCGCAGATCCGCGATAACGCCTTGAGCAAGGCGCGGTTCGAGTTCCGCTGGGAAGACCAGTTCAACCTCGGCCTGGACCCGGACACCGCGCGCTCGTATCACGACGAAACCTTGCCGAAAGACTCGGCCAAGGTCGCGCACTTCTGCTCGATGTGCGGGCCGAAATTCTGCTCGATGAAGATCACCCAGGAAGTGCGTGAGTACGCCGCCAACCAGCGCATTGAAGCGGTGGATGTGGACGTGGCCAAGGGCTTGGCCGAGCAGGCAGAGCGGTTCAAGCAGGAAGGCAGTCAGCTGTACAAAAAGGTCTGA
- the cytX gene encoding putative hydroxymethylpyrimidine transporter CytX: MSIQSSTYSPDIAVPSDKRVFGARDLFSLWFSLGIGLMVLQTGALLAPGLGLSGSLLAIFLGTLVGVLLLAAVGVIGSDTGLSAMAALKLSLGAKGASLPALLNLLQLVGWGSFEIIVMRDAASLLGTRAFSEGSLLANPLLWTLFFGGLATLLAVSGPLTFVRQILRKWGIWLLLAACLWLTWNLFAKADLAALWATPGDGSMPFAVGFDIAIAMPLSWLPLIADYSRFGKRAKNVFGGTALGFFIGNFWLMSLGVAYTLAFAPSGEVNALLLALAGAGLGIPLLLILLDESENAFADIHSAAVSSGILLRWKVEHLALAIGVICTLIACFAPLAQYQNFLLLIGSVFAPLFGVVLVDHFILRRRGQGSVGNLHWTALVAWLGGIATYHVLANLYPDIGATLPALVLAGLLQLILGRVFSGARASVQA, encoded by the coding sequence TTGAGCATTCAATCGAGTACCTACTCCCCTGATATCGCGGTGCCGAGCGACAAACGCGTCTTCGGCGCCCGCGACCTGTTTTCCCTGTGGTTTTCCCTCGGCATCGGCCTGATGGTCCTGCAAACCGGCGCGTTGCTCGCTCCGGGCCTGGGCTTGTCCGGTTCGCTGCTGGCGATTTTTCTCGGCACGCTGGTGGGCGTGCTGTTGCTGGCCGCCGTCGGCGTTATCGGCAGCGACACTGGCTTGTCCGCCATGGCCGCGCTCAAACTCAGCCTCGGCGCCAAGGGCGCCAGCCTGCCGGCATTGCTGAACCTGCTGCAGCTGGTCGGCTGGGGCTCATTCGAAATCATCGTGATGCGCGATGCCGCCAGTTTGCTGGGCACGCGAGCATTCAGCGAGGGTAGCCTGCTGGCGAATCCTTTGCTGTGGACGCTGTTTTTCGGTGGTTTGGCGACGTTACTGGCCGTCAGTGGCCCGCTGACTTTTGTGCGCCAGATCCTGCGCAAGTGGGGCATCTGGCTGCTGCTGGCCGCCTGCCTGTGGCTGACCTGGAACCTGTTCGCCAAGGCCGACCTCGCCGCGTTGTGGGCAACACCCGGTGACGGCTCGATGCCGTTCGCGGTGGGTTTTGATATCGCCATCGCCATGCCGCTGTCGTGGCTGCCGTTGATTGCCGATTACTCGCGCTTCGGCAAACGCGCAAAAAATGTATTCGGCGGCACGGCGCTGGGCTTTTTTATCGGCAATTTCTGGCTGATGAGTTTGGGCGTGGCCTATACCCTGGCGTTTGCGCCCAGTGGTGAGGTGAATGCGCTGTTGCTGGCGCTGGCCGGTGCAGGTCTGGGCATTCCGCTGTTGCTGATCCTGTTGGACGAGTCGGAAAACGCCTTTGCCGATATTCACTCGGCGGCAGTCTCCAGCGGGATTTTGCTGCGTTGGAAGGTCGAACACCTGGCGTTGGCCATCGGCGTTATCTGCACGCTGATCGCCTGCTTCGCGCCGTTGGCGCAGTACCAGAACTTCCTGTTGCTGATCGGCTCGGTGTTCGCGCCGCTGTTCGGCGTGGTGCTGGTGGATCACTTTATCCTGCGCCGCCGTGGTCAGGGTTCAGTTGGCAACCTGCACTGGACGGCGCTGGTGGCCTGGCTGGGTGGCATCGCCACGTATCACGTGCTGGCCAACCTGTATCCGGATATCGGCGCGACCCTGCCGGCACTGGTGCTGGCAGGGCTGTTGCAGTTGATATTGGGCCGGGTCTTCAGTGGCGCGCGGGCATCAGTTCAGGCTTGA
- a CDS encoding RsiV family protein — MSLLKIASVACIALTLGACQSLFQPSYLKPLDTKSDASEQIKPGCGSPDCPLVNIDTVHFPSEPQLDTIVEQRLLQMTRTTPGASVPPTLNAYRDKFLRESPDRNSMYLQAKVRDQHDGLVIIEVSSYLDTGAAHGEPGRGFINYSRLQHKELSLTDMLLPGQEQALWNTAKVAHNSWLINSQMDRDPEFVKNWPFQKTPNVALTSDGVVLKYNVATIGPYALGLIEMTIPYARLTGVLKPELMPARH; from the coding sequence ATGTCGCTTTTAAAAATCGCCTCCGTGGCTTGTATTGCCTTGACCCTGGGTGCCTGCCAGAGCCTGTTCCAGCCCAGCTACCTGAAGCCGCTGGACACTAAATCGGACGCCTCCGAACAGATCAAACCCGGCTGCGGCAGCCCTGACTGCCCGCTGGTGAACATTGACACCGTGCACTTCCCCAGCGAGCCGCAGCTCGACACGATTGTGGAGCAACGCCTGCTGCAAATGACCCGCACCACGCCCGGCGCCAGCGTGCCGCCGACGCTGAATGCCTACCGGGACAAGTTCCTGCGCGAATCGCCGGACCGCAACAGCATGTACTTGCAGGCCAAGGTACGTGACCAGCATGACGGACTGGTGATCATTGAAGTTTCGAGCTACCTGGACACCGGAGCCGCCCACGGTGAACCCGGCCGCGGCTTCATCAACTACTCACGCCTGCAGCACAAAGAGCTGAGCCTGACCGACATGCTGCTGCCGGGCCAGGAACAAGCGCTCTGGAACACCGCGAAAGTCGCCCACAACAGCTGGCTGATCAATTCGCAGATGGACCGCGATCCGGAGTTCGTCAAGAACTGGCCGTTCCAGAAAACCCCAAACGTGGCCTTGACCAGCGACGGCGTGGTGCTCAAGTACAACGTGGCCACCATCGGCCCTTACGCATTGGGGCTGATCGAAATGACCATCCCCTATGCGCGTCTGACGGGCGTGCTCAAGCCTGAACTGATGCCCGCGCGCCACTGA
- a CDS encoding NUDIX domain-containing protein, giving the protein MTDIAKSTPNKIEIVQRDNAYKGFYKLDRVQLRHEKFDGGMSRVINREVFVRHDAVCVLPYDPQRDEVVLIEQFRVGAMGRTDNPWLIEMVAGLIDKDEAPEEVAHREAEEEAGLTFSALWPITQYFPSPGGSTEFVHLYLGRCDSTGAGGVHGLEEEAEDIRVTTWAFEDALQAVRDGKISNAASIIALQWLALNRAEVRGLWQ; this is encoded by the coding sequence ATGACGGACATTGCCAAATCGACGCCGAACAAAATCGAAATTGTTCAGCGCGACAATGCCTACAAGGGCTTCTACAAGCTTGATCGCGTGCAGCTGCGCCACGAGAAATTCGACGGCGGCATGAGCCGGGTGATCAACCGTGAAGTCTTTGTTCGGCACGACGCGGTGTGCGTGTTGCCATATGACCCGCAGCGCGATGAAGTGGTGCTGATCGAGCAGTTCCGCGTGGGCGCCATGGGCCGTACCGACAACCCGTGGCTGATAGAAATGGTTGCCGGCCTGATCGACAAGGATGAAGCGCCGGAGGAGGTTGCACACCGCGAAGCCGAGGAGGAAGCTGGGCTGACATTCTCTGCGCTGTGGCCAATCACCCAATATTTCCCATCGCCCGGTGGCAGTACCGAATTTGTCCACTTGTACCTGGGCCGTTGCGACAGCACCGGGGCCGGTGGCGTCCATGGACTGGAAGAAGAGGCAGAAGATATCCGCGTCACCACCTGGGCCTTTGAAGATGCCTTGCAAGCGGTGCGTGACGGCAAAATTTCCAACGCAGCCAGCATTATCGCCCTGCAATGGCTTGCGCTTAATCGCGCGGAAGTGAGGGGGTTATGGCAGTAA
- a CDS encoding DUF1249 domain-containing protein: protein MAVKARERYRVDLIGLQAACEANYARLMRLLPDMRHTPEARRIAVTHGDQMLGVLTLEVIVNCPYTTTLRVRQEHSLPWLPVPQLEVQVYHDARMAEVISAEHARRFRSIYPYPNVFMHQPDEKAQLNVFLGEWLSHCLALGHEFEVVR from the coding sequence ATGGCAGTAAAGGCACGGGAACGATATCGCGTTGACCTGATCGGGTTGCAAGCCGCCTGCGAGGCCAACTATGCGCGGCTGATGCGCTTGCTGCCCGACATGCGTCACACCCCCGAGGCGCGGCGTATTGCCGTGACCCACGGCGACCAGATGCTTGGCGTGCTGACCCTTGAAGTCATCGTCAACTGCCCGTACACCACCACCCTGCGCGTGCGCCAGGAGCACAGCCTGCCGTGGCTGCCGGTGCCGCAACTGGAGGTGCAGGTGTACCACGATGCGCGCATGGCCGAAGTGATCAGCGCCGAACATGCGCGACGCTTTCGCAGCATCTATCCTTACCCGAACGTGTTCATGCACCAACCCGATGAGAAAGCACAGCTCAATGTGTTCCTCGGTGAATGGCTGAGCCACTGCCTGGCCCTGGGCCATGAGTTTGAAGTCGTGCGGTAG
- the cpdA gene encoding 3',5'-cyclic-AMP phosphodiesterase — MPSVSTVNPDAPALLVQLSDSHLYAEADGALLGMNTRESLQRVIGLVRSQQPQIDLLLATGDLSQDGTLESYQQFRDLTRQIDAPARWIPGNHDEPQIMAHAAEHSDLLEPVVDIGNWRVTLLDSAVPGSVPGYLQDQQLQLLAQALSEAPSRHHLVCFHHHPVPIGCAWMEPIGLRNPEALFAVLDRFPQVKALLWGHVHQEIDRDRNGVRLLASPSTCIQFAPGSEDFKVSEQAPGYRWLRLHADGRLETGVERVEGFAFTIDYGSNGY, encoded by the coding sequence TTGCCGAGCGTATCCACCGTGAACCCTGATGCGCCAGCGCTGCTGGTGCAGCTGTCCGACAGCCACCTGTATGCCGAGGCCGACGGCGCGCTGCTGGGCATGAACACCCGCGAAAGCCTGCAGCGAGTGATCGGGTTGGTGCGCTCGCAACAGCCGCAGATCGATTTGCTGCTGGCCACCGGCGACCTGTCCCAGGACGGCACGCTTGAGTCCTATCAACAGTTTCGCGACCTGACCCGACAGATCGACGCTCCGGCGCGCTGGATTCCCGGCAATCACGACGAGCCGCAGATCATGGCCCACGCCGCCGAACACAGTGATTTGCTGGAGCCGGTCGTCGACATCGGCAACTGGCGCGTCACCTTGCTGGATTCGGCTGTTCCAGGCTCGGTGCCCGGTTACTTGCAAGATCAGCAACTGCAATTGCTTGCCCAGGCCTTGAGCGAGGCGCCTTCCCGTCATCATCTGGTGTGTTTTCACCATCATCCGGTGCCCATTGGCTGTGCGTGGATGGAGCCCATCGGCCTGCGCAACCCGGAGGCTTTGTTTGCGGTGCTCGACCGCTTTCCACAGGTCAAGGCGCTGCTCTGGGGCCATGTGCATCAGGAAATCGACCGTGATCGCAACGGCGTGCGCTTGCTGGCGTCGCCGTCTACCTGCATTCAGTTCGCGCCGGGCAGCGAAGACTTCAAGGTCAGCGAGCAAGCGCCGGGTTACCGCTGGCTGCGCCTGCACGCCGACGGGCGGTTGGAGACCGGCGTAGAGCGGGTCGAAGGTTTCGCGTTTACCATCGATTACGGCAGCAACGGCTACTAA
- a CDS encoding YqiA/YcfP family alpha/beta fold hydrolase: MSASILYIHGFNSAPASNKASQLMTVMDSLGLADQLRVPALHHHPRQAIVQLEEAIAQLGRPLLVGSSLGGYYATHLAERHGLKALLVNPAVSPHRMFDGYLGTQKNLYTDETWELTHDHVAALAELEVPAPQDAARYQVWLQTGDETLDYRLAQQYYRACALRIQAGGDHGYQGFAQQLPAMLSFAGIGADQYQSFDFAAL, encoded by the coding sequence ATGTCTGCTTCGATCTTGTATATCCACGGTTTCAACAGTGCGCCGGCCTCCAACAAGGCCAGTCAGTTGATGACCGTGATGGACAGCCTCGGCCTGGCCGACCAATTGCGCGTGCCGGCCCTGCATCACCACCCGCGCCAGGCAATTGTTCAATTGGAAGAAGCGATTGCGCAGCTGGGTCGGCCGCTGCTGGTCGGCAGCTCACTCGGCGGCTACTATGCAACCCATCTTGCCGAACGCCATGGCCTCAAGGCGCTGCTGGTCAACCCGGCGGTCAGCCCGCATCGGATGTTTGACGGTTACCTGGGGACCCAGAAGAACCTCTACACCGATGAAACCTGGGAGCTGACCCACGACCACGTCGCGGCCCTGGCCGAACTGGAAGTGCCAGCCCCGCAGGACGCCGCGCGTTATCAGGTGTGGTTGCAGACCGGGGATGAAACCCTGGATTATCGCCTCGCCCAACAGTATTACCGGGCCTGTGCCTTGCGCATCCAGGCCGGTGGCGACCATGGCTACCAAGGGTTCGCCCAGCAACTGCCGGCGATGTTGAGCTTTGCCGGTATTGGTGCAGATCAGTATCAATCCTTCGACTTTGCAGCCCTGTAA